One genomic region from Jiangella sp. DSM 45060 encodes:
- a CDS encoding carbohydrate ABC transporter permease, which translates to MFPVYWMLNSSFLPYNRIRSAEPSFVPLNGTVSAYGRVFDSNFFDTLRISAMVTGLTVVAALLFAFLAALALSRFRFKGRRSFILAVLIIQMIPAEGLFISQFKLLEGWQLLNNVIGLSLLYIAAVVPFTIWMLRGFVNGVPRDLEEAALVDGCSRLQAFFRITFPLLAPGLVASGVYAFLQAWNEFTLSLVIMTRPENMTLPLWLRTFTEANRVSDWAGIMAGSVLVAVPVMIFFLLVQHRMTSGLVSGAVKG; encoded by the coding sequence ATGTTCCCCGTCTACTGGATGCTGAACAGCTCCTTCCTGCCGTACAACCGCATCCGCTCCGCCGAGCCGTCGTTCGTGCCGCTGAACGGGACGGTGTCGGCGTACGGCCGCGTGTTCGACAGCAACTTCTTCGACACGCTGCGGATCAGCGCGATGGTCACCGGGCTCACCGTGGTGGCGGCGCTGCTGTTCGCGTTCCTGGCGGCGCTGGCGTTGTCGCGGTTCCGGTTCAAGGGCCGGCGCAGCTTCATCCTGGCGGTGCTGATCATCCAGATGATCCCGGCGGAGGGCCTGTTCATCTCGCAGTTCAAGCTGCTGGAGGGCTGGCAGCTGCTGAACAACGTCATCGGGCTGTCGCTGCTGTACATCGCGGCGGTGGTGCCGTTCACGATCTGGATGCTGCGCGGGTTCGTCAACGGCGTGCCGCGCGATCTGGAGGAGGCGGCGCTGGTGGACGGCTGCAGCCGCCTGCAGGCCTTCTTCCGCATCACGTTCCCACTGCTGGCGCCGGGTCTGGTGGCCAGCGGGGTGTACGCGTTCCTGCAGGCCTGGAACGAGTTCACCCTCTCCCTAGTGATCATGACGAGACCGGAGAACATGACTCTTCCACTGTGGCTGCGCACGTTCACCGAGGCGAATCGCGTCAGTGACTGGGCCGGTATCATGGCCGGATCCGTCCTCGTGGCGGTGCCGGTGATGATCTTCTTCCTGCTCGTCCAGCACCGCATGACCTCGGGTCTGGTGTCAGGGGCGGTGAAGGGCTGA
- a CDS encoding carbohydrate ABC transporter permease, translated as MLPALAILVAALGYPLYRQAVMSFQEYGLAQQFGQAPEWIGLDNYVTLVTDSYLWTVIVRSILFCFANAAITMVIGTALAVLMTLVSRGPRLVLQIGLLLAWAMPHLAALTVWQWLFDAQYGVINWVLVNLGFDRFAGHSWLVDQLSFFVVATVIVVWMSVPFVAFAVYAGLTQVPDELYEAAEIDGASAWARFRTVTVPLVKPVLLIVALLQIIWDLKVFTQIFVLQDAGGITSQTNLIGTYIYRLGLGEGEFGLAAAASWFVLLLTVVLSLYYVRILVREEEL; from the coding sequence CTGCTGCCGGCGCTGGCGATCCTCGTCGCCGCACTCGGCTACCCGCTGTACCGCCAGGCGGTGATGTCGTTCCAGGAGTACGGCCTGGCCCAGCAGTTCGGGCAGGCGCCCGAGTGGATTGGCCTGGACAACTACGTCACGCTGGTCACCGACTCGTACCTGTGGACGGTGATCGTCCGGTCGATCCTGTTCTGCTTCGCGAACGCCGCCATCACGATGGTGATCGGCACCGCGCTGGCGGTCCTGATGACGCTGGTCTCGCGGGGTCCGCGGCTGGTGTTGCAGATCGGCCTGCTGCTGGCGTGGGCGATGCCGCACCTGGCGGCGCTGACGGTGTGGCAGTGGTTGTTCGACGCGCAGTACGGCGTCATCAACTGGGTGCTGGTGAACCTCGGGTTCGACCGGTTCGCCGGGCACTCGTGGCTGGTCGACCAGCTGTCGTTCTTCGTCGTCGCGACGGTGATCGTGGTCTGGATGAGCGTGCCGTTCGTCGCGTTCGCCGTCTACGCGGGCCTGACCCAGGTGCCGGACGAGCTGTACGAGGCGGCCGAGATCGACGGCGCGTCGGCGTGGGCGCGGTTCCGCACCGTCACCGTCCCGCTGGTGAAGCCGGTGCTGCTGATCGTCGCACTGCTGCAGATCATCTGGGACCTGAAGGTGTTCACCCAGATCTTCGTGTTGCAGGACGCCGGCGGCATCACCTCGCAGACGAACCTGATCGGCACGTACATCTACCGGCTCGGGCTGGGCGAGGGCGAGTTCGGGCTGGCGGCGGCCGCGTCGTGGTTCGTGCTGCTGCTGACCGTCGTGCTGAGCCTGTACTACGTCCGGATCCTGGTCCGTGAGGAGGAGTTGTGA
- a CDS encoding SDR family oxidoreductase yields MADPVFLITGASRGIGAAVARRAAAAGYRLILTGRTPEPLAALADELGGPSRALARPADVTDWTALTGVVAEAEERFGRLDVVLANAGASVVTSFLGDDGDGGAPPEAWRDLVLTNVYGPALTARATLPALRATKGHLLLTGSAAGRGVRPGNLYAATKWAVTGLAQAIRAECVGTGIRVTLLQPGLVDTGAIPPHRRDDPKLDPDDVAAAVLYAIGQPPHVDVNEIIVRPVGQRN; encoded by the coding sequence ATGGCAGACCCGGTCTTCCTGATCACCGGAGCGTCCCGCGGCATCGGCGCGGCCGTCGCCCGGCGGGCCGCGGCCGCCGGGTACCGCCTCATTCTGACCGGCCGGACGCCCGAACCCCTCGCGGCCCTGGCCGACGAGCTCGGCGGGCCGTCCCGCGCGCTCGCCCGCCCCGCGGACGTCACCGATTGGACGGCGCTGACCGGCGTCGTCGCGGAGGCGGAGGAACGCTTCGGCCGGCTGGACGTCGTGCTCGCCAACGCCGGCGCGAGCGTCGTCACCTCCTTCCTCGGCGACGACGGCGACGGCGGCGCCCCGCCGGAGGCATGGCGCGACCTCGTCCTCACGAACGTCTACGGCCCGGCGCTGACCGCCCGCGCGACGCTGCCCGCGCTGCGCGCGACGAAGGGTCACCTGCTGCTCACCGGCTCTGCGGCCGGGCGCGGCGTCCGTCCCGGCAACCTGTACGCGGCGACGAAGTGGGCGGTGACGGGGCTGGCCCAGGCCATCCGCGCGGAATGCGTCGGCACCGGCATCCGCGTGACGCTGCTGCAGCCGGGCCTCGTCGACACCGGCGCCATTCCGCCCCACCGCAGGGACGACCCCAAGCTCGACCCCGACGACGTCGCCGCGGCGGTCCTCTACGCGATCGGCCAGCCGCCGCACGTCGACGTCAACGAGATCATCGTCCGGCCGGTCGGCCAGCGGAACTGA
- a CDS encoding ROK family protein, whose product MNDRSALELLLAAGPLTRVDLGRMTGLSKVTASQLLGRLQERNLVEVVGTRSAGRGPNAELYAVRPGCSYSIGIELNPDVAEAAVADVTGAVIGSVTAPVAAEVTAAGGADSRRLVHDMALAAAADAGLTLADVDDVVLGLPGVVDPSTGDIELSFDLPGWHRGMRDLLAADLGCAVSFENDVNLAAVAERAEGAGRDVDDMVLLWIGRGVGLAVVLSGHLHRGATGAAGEIGYLPMPGVPSPASVERPASGAFQALVGAGAVDELAAEYGIVGDGAAASVRAALAGGGAAADGFLLAFSHRLALGVASVCTVVDPALVVVAGEVGAAGGDRLCDLVGDDVRRIAPVNPRVVPTTVPGAPVLRGAVLTAVEHARQTLFASTE is encoded by the coding sequence ATGAACGACCGCAGCGCGCTCGAGCTGCTGCTCGCGGCCGGCCCGCTGACCCGCGTCGACCTCGGCCGCATGACCGGCCTGTCCAAGGTGACGGCGTCGCAGCTGCTCGGGCGGCTGCAGGAGCGCAACCTCGTCGAGGTCGTCGGCACCCGGTCGGCCGGCCGGGGCCCCAACGCCGAGCTGTACGCCGTCCGTCCCGGCTGCTCCTACTCCATCGGCATCGAGCTGAACCCCGATGTCGCCGAGGCGGCGGTCGCCGACGTCACCGGCGCGGTCATCGGTTCCGTGACGGCGCCGGTCGCGGCCGAGGTCACGGCCGCCGGCGGCGCCGACTCGCGCCGGCTGGTGCACGACATGGCGCTCGCCGCGGCGGCCGACGCCGGCCTCACCCTCGCCGACGTCGACGACGTCGTCCTCGGCCTGCCCGGTGTCGTCGACCCGTCGACCGGCGACATCGAGCTGTCGTTCGACCTCCCCGGCTGGCACCGCGGCATGCGCGACCTGCTGGCCGCCGACCTCGGCTGCGCCGTCTCGTTCGAGAACGACGTCAACCTCGCCGCCGTCGCGGAACGCGCCGAGGGCGCCGGCCGCGACGTCGACGACATGGTGCTGCTGTGGATCGGGCGCGGTGTGGGTCTGGCGGTCGTGCTCAGCGGCCACCTGCACCGCGGCGCCACGGGTGCGGCGGGCGAGATCGGCTACCTCCCGATGCCCGGCGTGCCGTCGCCCGCCAGCGTGGAGCGCCCGGCGAGCGGCGCGTTCCAGGCCCTCGTCGGCGCCGGCGCGGTGGACGAGCTGGCGGCCGAGTACGGCATCGTCGGCGACGGCGCGGCCGCTTCGGTCCGGGCCGCGCTGGCCGGCGGCGGCGCAGCGGCGGACGGTTTCCTGCTGGCGTTCTCGCATCGGCTGGCGCTCGGTGTGGCATCGGTGTGCACGGTGGTCGATCCCGCGCTGGTGGTCGTGGCCGGTGAGGTGGGGGCGGCGGGTGGGGACCGCCTGTGCGACCTCGTCGGCGACGACGTCCGCCGCATTGCCCCCGTCAACCCGCGCGTCGTCCCGACCACGGTGCCCGGCGCCCCCGTCCTGCGCGGAGCCGTCCTCACCGCGGTCGAGCACGCCCGGCAGACCCTCTTCGCCTCCACGGAGTAG
- a CDS encoding extracellular solute-binding protein: MNRALRLTAGLAAAALALSACGDGDDDTTESAAGGETADAPEPAELRLWLNGPDTPQPMRDWLIAEFAEQNPGSTLVIEEQEWEGLVDRLTTSLGSESETPDVVEVGNTQAPTFTTVGAFSDITDLVPDLGGDDLLQGFVDAGSADGKTYAVPLYAGSSYVFYRKDLFAASGIEVPTNMQEFVDAAVKLKQDNASVPNFSGFWLPGQDWRDGAAFLWDAGGDFAVEDGGEWNGALSTAESQEGLQLVQRLFNEASGAPKDANEADGHIPFCAGEIGMMLRPGWLRGQIEDPEAGCPDMIANVGVFALPGSDGEPAPVLLGGSNIAISAKSQNQELSQNLLELILSDEFQSQYAENGLTPAKVSLADGLGTDEFAAATIEAVTNAKLTPAAANWATVEGSRVLEDLFVNIANGGDVQQLAEEADATIAEQLG; this comes from the coding sequence GTGAACAGAGCACTTCGCCTCACCGCCGGCCTGGCCGCCGCGGCGCTCGCCCTTTCCGCATGCGGCGACGGCGACGACGACACCACCGAATCCGCCGCCGGCGGCGAGACCGCCGACGCCCCGGAGCCTGCTGAGCTGCGGCTGTGGCTCAACGGCCCGGACACGCCCCAGCCGATGCGCGACTGGCTGATCGCCGAGTTCGCGGAGCAGAACCCCGGCTCCACCCTCGTCATCGAGGAGCAGGAGTGGGAGGGCCTGGTCGACCGCCTGACGACGTCGCTGGGCAGCGAGTCCGAGACACCTGACGTCGTGGAGGTCGGCAACACGCAGGCGCCGACGTTCACCACCGTCGGCGCGTTCAGCGACATCACCGACCTGGTGCCCGACCTCGGCGGCGACGACTTGCTGCAGGGCTTCGTCGACGCGGGGAGCGCGGACGGGAAGACCTACGCCGTCCCGCTGTACGCCGGCTCGTCCTACGTCTTCTACCGCAAGGACCTGTTCGCGGCGTCCGGCATCGAGGTGCCGACGAACATGCAGGAGTTCGTCGACGCGGCCGTGAAGCTGAAGCAGGACAACGCGTCCGTGCCGAACTTCTCCGGCTTCTGGCTGCCCGGCCAGGACTGGCGTGACGGCGCCGCGTTCCTGTGGGACGCGGGCGGCGACTTCGCCGTCGAGGACGGCGGCGAATGGAACGGCGCGCTGTCGACGGCGGAGTCGCAGGAAGGGCTGCAGCTGGTCCAGCGGCTGTTCAACGAGGCCTCCGGCGCGCCGAAGGACGCCAACGAGGCCGACGGCCACATCCCGTTCTGCGCCGGCGAGATCGGCATGATGCTGCGTCCGGGCTGGCTGCGCGGCCAGATCGAGGACCCCGAGGCCGGCTGCCCGGACATGATCGCCAACGTCGGCGTCTTCGCCCTGCCCGGCAGCGACGGCGAGCCCGCCCCCGTCCTGCTCGGCGGCTCGAACATCGCCATCTCGGCGAAGTCGCAGAACCAGGAGCTGTCCCAGAACCTGCTCGAGCTGATCCTCAGCGACGAGTTCCAGAGCCAGTACGCCGAGAACGGCCTCACCCCGGCGAAGGTGTCGCTGGCCGACGGCCTGGGGACGGACGAGTTCGCCGCCGCCACGATCGAGGCGGTCACGAACGCCAAGCTCACCCCGGCGGCCGCAAACTGGGCCACCGTCGAGGGCTCCCGCGTGCTCGAGGACCTGTTCGTCAACATCGCCAATGGTGGCGACGTGCAGCAGCTGGCTGAGGAAGCCGATGCCACCATCGCCGAGCAGCTCGGTTAG
- a CDS encoding glycoside hydrolase family 3 protein: MNASDLRGLALATLFPGFHGAHDVPPWLAAMAAEGLGGVVLFGRNVDPDRGDAGVAALTGALHAINPDLMVAIDEEGGDVTRLDVAAGSMLPGNAALGALDDPEATERVAAEVAARLRACGVDLNLAPVADVDSNPLNPVIGVRSFGFDPDLVARHVAAYIAGQQAQGIAATAKHFPGHGGTSEDSHLVVPSIDDPLDVIQTRDLPPFRAAVKADVKIVMTAHIRYPALDGDRPATLSRPVITGMLRDDLGYDGLVMTDGMDMHAISQTVGHAEGAVLALLAGVDALCVGGETVGPETVEAMVAALIDAVRTGRLPEERLAEAAGRVQALRGWVLDAASSPVLYGSAADAARRAVTVHGDVTLTAPPLVIELDDDPSMAAGPIPWGVGRHLVDRLPGTVLARVTASTADLSAVLAALPSRRLVVGVRGVRRRPWQVAAVQAARAARPDLIVVDHDVNPLPEVLGEHYLLTHGAARVTAEAAAERLAAALTPSG; the protein is encoded by the coding sequence ATGAACGCCAGTGACCTGCGAGGCCTCGCCCTCGCCACGCTGTTCCCCGGCTTCCACGGCGCCCACGACGTCCCGCCGTGGCTGGCCGCCATGGCGGCCGAAGGGCTCGGCGGCGTCGTGCTGTTCGGCCGCAACGTCGACCCCGACCGCGGCGACGCCGGCGTGGCCGCGCTGACCGGCGCGCTGCACGCGATCAACCCCGACCTCATGGTCGCCATCGACGAGGAGGGCGGCGACGTCACCCGGCTCGACGTCGCGGCCGGGTCGATGCTGCCCGGCAACGCGGCGCTCGGCGCGCTGGACGACCCCGAGGCGACGGAGCGGGTGGCGGCCGAGGTGGCCGCCCGGCTGCGCGCCTGCGGCGTCGACCTCAACCTCGCGCCGGTCGCCGACGTCGACTCCAACCCGCTCAACCCGGTCATCGGGGTGCGCTCGTTCGGCTTCGACCCCGACCTCGTCGCGCGTCACGTCGCCGCGTACATCGCGGGGCAGCAGGCGCAGGGCATCGCCGCCACGGCCAAGCACTTCCCGGGCCACGGCGGCACCAGCGAGGACAGCCACCTGGTGGTGCCGTCCATCGACGACCCCCTGGACGTCATCCAGACCCGCGATCTGCCGCCGTTCCGCGCGGCGGTGAAGGCCGACGTCAAGATCGTCATGACGGCGCACATCCGCTATCCCGCGCTCGACGGCGACCGTCCGGCCACGCTGTCGCGGCCGGTCATCACCGGCATGCTCCGCGACGACCTGGGCTACGACGGCCTGGTGATGACCGACGGCATGGACATGCACGCCATCAGCCAGACCGTCGGGCACGCCGAGGGCGCGGTGCTGGCGCTGCTGGCCGGCGTCGACGCGCTGTGCGTCGGCGGCGAGACCGTCGGCCCCGAGACCGTCGAGGCGATGGTGGCCGCGCTGATCGACGCCGTACGCACCGGGCGGCTGCCGGAGGAGCGGCTGGCCGAGGCGGCCGGACGGGTCCAGGCGCTGCGCGGCTGGGTGCTCGACGCGGCGTCGTCGCCGGTGCTGTACGGGTCGGCGGCCGACGCCGCGCGGCGCGCCGTCACCGTCCACGGCGACGTCACGCTCACCGCACCGCCGCTGGTGATCGAGCTCGACGACGACCCGTCCATGGCCGCGGGTCCGATCCCGTGGGGCGTCGGCCGTCATCTGGTCGACCGCCTGCCGGGCACCGTCCTGGCCCGGGTCACGGCGTCGACGGCCGACCTCTCCGCGGTGCTCGCGGCGCTGCCGTCGCGGCGGCTGGTGGTCGGCGTGCGAGGGGTGCGACGGCGTCCGTGGCAGGTCGCGGCGGTGCAGGCCGCCCGCGCCGCCCGGCCCGACCTCATCGTCGTCGACCACGACGTCAATCCGCTGCCGGAGGTCCTCGGCGAGCACTACCTGCTCACGCACGGCGCCGCCCGCGTCACGGCCGAGGCCGCGGCGGAACGGCTCGCGGCCGCGCTCACCCCGTCGGGGTAG